The Proteus terrae subsp. cibarius genome contains the following window.
GCTACTAAAATAAATCAGGATGTTGTTGTAGCCGGCGCAGAGAGCGCTCACGGCGAGTATGTTCACGACTCATATCCAACAAAACATCTTCAATAAAGGCCAAATGGCGATGTGATGCTTCACGCGCAGCTTCTGGCTCTCTATTAATAATAGCCTGATAAATCTGACTACGATGCTCACTTACTGCAGTTAATATCTCTTTACGAGTATAAAGAAACTCAAAATTCTGGCGGATATTTTGCTCAAGCATTGGCACCATGCATCGTAATAGATGCAATAAAACGACATTATGAGCAGCTTCCGTTACAATTAATTGATATTGCAATACAGCTTCAGACTCAGCGGCTAAATCACCCTTTTCATGAGCTTTCAAAATGCAATCATGGCTAGCTTTGATACGAT
Protein-coding sequences here:
- the pdhR gene encoding pyruvate dehydrogenase complex transcriptional repressor PdhR, producing the protein MAYTKIRQPKLSDVIEQQLEHLILEGTLRPGEKLLPERELAKQFDVSRPSLREAIQKLEAKGFLLRRQGGGTFVQHNLWQSFSDPLAQLLSGHPESQFDLLETRHALEGIAAYYAALRGTDEDLDRIKASHDCILKAHEKGDLAAESEAVLQYQLIVTEAAHNVVLLHLLRCMVPMLEQNIRQNFEFLYTRKEILTAVSEHRSQIYQAIINREPEAAREASHRHLAFIEDVLLDMSREHTRRERSLRRLQQHPDLF